From the Natrarchaeobaculum aegyptiacum genome, one window contains:
- a CDS encoding helix-turn-helix domain-containing protein yields the protein MRFVEVIVEEDDADRSSFDRQVAETDAILREELLNWRLSRNEVLNQLLFVLGDRRAYETALEAAPEIREYELRPVDDGRFYAYVQESMPNAETSWWAAFLAHDFIHVPPVVFEDGVVRLTLLGEFDALREVVADLSAEVRIEIEEIGDYRGPGPRITDRLTARQYRALRVALERGYYEIPREAQLAEVAAELECTESTASDLLRRAERELVRAVLSP from the coding sequence ATGCGGTTCGTCGAGGTCATCGTCGAGGAAGACGACGCGGATCGGTCGTCGTTCGATCGACAGGTGGCGGAAACCGATGCGATCCTCCGTGAAGAGTTACTCAACTGGCGACTGAGTCGCAACGAGGTGCTCAACCAGTTGCTCTTCGTGCTCGGCGACCGGAGGGCCTACGAAACCGCCCTCGAGGCGGCCCCGGAGATCCGTGAGTACGAACTCCGACCGGTCGACGACGGTCGGTTCTACGCCTACGTACAGGAATCGATGCCGAACGCCGAGACGTCGTGGTGGGCGGCCTTTCTCGCCCACGACTTCATCCACGTCCCGCCGGTCGTCTTCGAGGATGGCGTCGTTCGGCTGACCCTCCTCGGCGAGTTCGACGCTCTCCGCGAGGTCGTGGCCGACCTCTCCGCAGAGGTGCGTATCGAAATCGAGGAGATCGGCGACTACCGGGGCCCGGGCCCGCGGATCACCGATCGGCTGACCGCCAGACAGTACCGGGCGCTACGAGTCGCACTCGAGCGCGGCTACTACGAGATTCCCCGGGAAGCCCAGCTCGCCGAGGTCGCCGCGGAACTCGAGTGTACCGAGAGTACGGCCTCGGACCTCCTCAGGCGCGCCGAGCGTGAACTCGTTCGGGCAGTGCTCTCGCCGTGA
- a CDS encoding CPBP family intramembrane glutamic endopeptidase, translated as MAIDVVTSSDGSTDGWTVLIPEVGLGDRLWLILVSTALVVALTAITISAYFGLLGDPTAEPPAGITYGAAGVGLLAGFGLCWWRLESAERRTAFPLSRPDRAELVWAVGCVPLGIAGFLAGEWVAGLLGFELAPFYTYDLTNPATAAGVVFGAVLVAPLLEELLFRGALIGALLERGWSPLLAATGSIALFAGYHVFALGIAGVFAIAGWAIFPTLLRFRFDNLAGAWLLHLLNNVYAYVILVALAA; from the coding sequence ATGGCAATCGACGTCGTCACGTCTTCGGATGGATCGACTGACGGGTGGACGGTTCTGATTCCCGAGGTCGGCCTCGGTGACAGACTGTGGCTGATCCTCGTTTCGACCGCGCTCGTCGTCGCGCTGACCGCGATCACGATCAGCGCGTATTTCGGCCTGCTCGGCGATCCGACTGCCGAACCGCCAGCCGGAATAACGTACGGGGCGGCAGGGGTTGGCCTGCTCGCCGGGTTCGGACTCTGCTGGTGGCGGCTCGAATCGGCCGAGCGTCGAACGGCGTTCCCACTCTCGCGGCCAGATCGCGCCGAACTCGTCTGGGCCGTCGGCTGCGTGCCACTCGGGATCGCCGGATTCCTGGCTGGCGAGTGGGTCGCCGGACTGCTCGGCTTCGAGCTCGCACCGTTTTACACCTACGACCTGACGAACCCAGCGACCGCCGCTGGCGTCGTCTTCGGCGCGGTGCTCGTCGCACCGCTGCTCGAGGAACTGCTCTTTCGGGGCGCACTCATCGGCGCATTGCTCGAGCGAGGCTGGTCGCCGCTGCTCGCGGCCACCGGATCGATCGCCCTCTTCGCCGGATACCACGTCTTCGCCCTCGGAATCGCAGGTGTCTTCGCCATCGCGGGCTGGGCCATCTTCCCCACACTCCTTCGGTTCCGGTTCGATAACCTCGCCGGTGCCTGGCTGTTGCACCTGCTGAACAACGTCTACGCGTACGTGATACTCGTCGCGCTCGCGGCCTGA
- a CDS encoding cupin domain-containing protein: MTHVSIPDLLEELEAAGGNHRTVLETESMTVEVGHYPSESAAPKNPHNEDELYYVLSGTGKLRVGDETYDIESGDLVHVEPELEHDFFAIEDAITVLIVFGSAVDPTSYGIRESPEEPSEREEL, from the coding sequence ATGACCCACGTTTCAATTCCTGACCTGCTCGAGGAACTCGAGGCTGCCGGCGGGAACCACCGAACGGTCCTCGAGACGGAGTCGATGACCGTCGAGGTCGGGCACTATCCCTCGGAATCGGCCGCACCGAAGAACCCCCACAACGAGGACGAACTCTACTACGTGCTTTCGGGGACGGGAAAGCTCCGCGTCGGCGACGAAACCTACGACATCGAAAGCGGCGACCTCGTTCACGTCGAACCGGAACTCGAACACGACTTCTTCGCGATCGAGGACGCGATCACCGTCCTCATCGTCTTCGGATCGGCCGTCGATCCGACGTCGTACGGGATTCGTGAGTCGCCCGAGGAACCGTCCGAACGAGAAGAGCTCTGA
- a CDS encoding pyridoxal phosphate-dependent aminotransferase yields the protein MTEFARRVENVSISGIRKVFEAAGEDAINLGIGQPDFPTPAHARRGAIEAIENEVTDAYTSNKGTRSLREAIATKYDRDYGLAVDPEDVIATSGGSEALHLVLQAHVDPGEEVIFPDPGFVSYDALTTIAGGTPNPVSLREDLTLDPETVEEAITDETAAFVVNSPANPTGAVQSEEDMREFARIADEHDVLCLSDEVYEKIVFEGEHRSPLEFAESDNVAVVSACSKTYSMTGWRLGWVVSANRRIERMLRVHQYAQACASAPAQYAAEAALTGPQDPVDEMVEAFERRRDVVLDGLEDAGLEVPTPQGAFYAMPKVPEGWCDAVLERDVIVVPGDAFGANGEGYARLSYATSTEQLKEALEIIDDATAAVR from the coding sequence ATGACCGAGTTCGCACGGCGTGTCGAAAACGTGTCGATCAGCGGCATCCGCAAGGTGTTCGAGGCCGCAGGCGAGGACGCGATCAACCTCGGCATCGGACAACCGGACTTCCCGACGCCGGCACACGCCCGACGCGGCGCGATCGAGGCGATCGAGAACGAAGTGACCGACGCCTACACGTCCAACAAGGGCACTCGCTCGCTCCGGGAAGCTATCGCCACGAAGTACGACCGCGACTACGGCCTCGCGGTCGACCCCGAGGACGTCATCGCCACCTCTGGGGGCAGCGAGGCGTTGCACCTCGTCTTGCAGGCCCACGTCGACCCCGGCGAGGAAGTCATCTTCCCGGATCCGGGATTCGTCTCTTACGATGCGCTGACAACCATCGCGGGTGGAACGCCGAACCCAGTCTCCCTCCGCGAGGACCTCACGCTCGATCCGGAAACGGTCGAAGAAGCGATCACCGACGAGACGGCCGCGTTCGTCGTCAACAGCCCTGCCAACCCCACCGGCGCGGTCCAGTCCGAGGAAGACATGCGCGAGTTCGCCCGCATCGCCGACGAACACGACGTCCTCTGTCTCTCCGACGAGGTTTACGAGAAGATCGTCTTCGAAGGGGAGCACCGCTCACCGCTCGAGTTCGCCGAGAGCGACAACGTCGCCGTCGTCAGCGCGTGTTCGAAGACCTACTCGATGACCGGCTGGCGACTCGGCTGGGTCGTCAGCGCAAATCGTCGTATCGAACGCATGCTCCGGGTCCACCAGTACGCCCAGGCCTGTGCCTCCGCGCCTGCCCAGTACGCCGCCGAGGCTGCGCTCACCGGCCCTCAGGACCCCGTCGACGAGATGGTCGAAGCGTTCGAACGCCGGCGCGACGTCGTCCTCGACGGCCTCGAGGACGCCGGTCTCGAGGTCCCCACCCCGCAGGGCGCGTTCTACGCCATGCCGAAAGTCCCCGAGGGATGGTGTGACGCCGTCCTCGAGCGAGACGTCATCGTCGTCCCCGGCGATGCCTTCGGCGCGAACGGCGAGGGCTACGCCCGTCTCTCCTACGCGACCAGCACGGAGCAACTGAAAGAAGCACTCGAGATCATCGACGACGCGACGGCTGCGGTCCGATAG
- a CDS encoding DUF6517 family protein: protein MPSSRRGVLAGGATGVLALTAGCLDFIRGDGPLEFEAALATPSDDALAETGYEEAAIDGEEFDETVEFGVEREIHASFWLASYTKQASLEDLSPDADAIEPDDSDDADEVEEEDGGGLVPDDIDEELLEEVDDPEDLIDGELADDESPSSESGVDDGLGGSPAGLSDAEYTFLAVSSPGIEVAGQSLNPLEGMGSAQLIEEFLDQADADVEDLEQVETLTLEVLGDQREVDRLHGTVTQDGMEVTLEITIGSFTHEEDFLVLAGIHPAAADGEAANVERLMESVEHPLETP from the coding sequence ATGCCATCCTCTCGACGTGGTGTACTCGCTGGGGGAGCGACTGGGGTGCTCGCACTGACGGCCGGCTGTCTCGACTTTATCAGGGGGGATGGCCCCCTCGAGTTCGAGGCCGCACTGGCCACACCGAGTGACGACGCACTCGCCGAAACGGGGTACGAAGAGGCCGCCATCGATGGCGAGGAGTTCGACGAAACCGTCGAGTTTGGCGTCGAGCGGGAGATCCATGCCTCGTTCTGGCTCGCCAGTTATACGAAGCAAGCGAGCCTCGAGGATCTGTCTCCGGACGCTGATGCGATCGAACCCGACGATTCCGACGATGCCGACGAGGTCGAGGAGGAAGACGGTGGTGGACTCGTCCCCGACGACATCGACGAGGAACTGCTCGAGGAGGTCGACGATCCGGAGGACCTCATCGATGGCGAACTCGCCGACGACGAGTCACCGTCGAGCGAATCCGGCGTGGACGACGGACTCGGTGGCTCTCCGGCAGGTCTGTCAGACGCGGAGTATACCTTCCTCGCCGTCTCGAGCCCGGGAATCGAGGTGGCTGGTCAATCGCTCAACCCACTCGAGGGGATGGGGTCGGCGCAACTCATCGAAGAGTTCCTCGACCAGGCCGACGCCGACGTCGAGGACCTCGAGCAGGTCGAAACGCTCACGCTCGAGGTTCTCGGCGACCAGCGCGAGGTCGACCGGCTCCACGGGACCGTCACGCAGGACGGAATGGAAGTAACGCTCGAGATCACCATCGGCTCGTTCACCCACGAGGAGGACTTCCTCGTGCTGGCCGGGATCCACCCGGCAGCCGCCGACGGCGAGGCGGCAAACGTCGAACGACTGATGGAGTCGGTCGAGCACCCGCTCGAGACACCGTAG
- a CDS encoding 2-oxoacid:ferredoxin oxidoreductase subunit beta, producing the protein MSSDVRFTDFKSDKQPTWCPGCGDFGTMNGMMKALAETGNDPDNTFVVAGIGCSGKIGTYMHSYALHGVHGRALPVGTGVKMARPDIEVMVAGGDGDGYSIGAGHFVHAVRRNVDMTYVVMDNRIYGLTKGQASPTSRSDFETSTTPEGPKQPPVNPLALALASGASFIAQSFASDALRHQEIVQQAIEHDGFGFVNVFSPCVTFNDVDTYDYFRDNLVDLDEEGHDPSDYEAAKKVILDSDKEYQGVMYQDDQSVPYHEQHGVTEDMSDIPDGAPEDAMDLVREFY; encoded by the coding sequence ATGAGCTCCGACGTTCGATTCACCGACTTCAAATCCGACAAGCAGCCGACCTGGTGTCCCGGATGCGGCGACTTCGGGACGATGAACGGCATGATGAAAGCCCTCGCCGAAACCGGCAACGACCCCGACAACACGTTCGTGGTGGCCGGCATCGGCTGTTCCGGTAAGATCGGGACCTACATGCACAGCTACGCCCTCCACGGGGTTCACGGCCGTGCGCTCCCGGTCGGGACCGGCGTCAAGATGGCCCGCCCCGACATCGAAGTGATGGTCGCCGGCGGCGACGGTGACGGCTACTCGATCGGCGCCGGCCACTTCGTCCACGCCGTTCGTCGCAACGTTGACATGACCTACGTCGTCATGGACAACCGCATCTACGGCCTCACCAAGGGTCAGGCCTCCCCGACCTCGCGATCGGACTTCGAGACCTCGACGACGCCAGAGGGGCCGAAACAGCCCCCGGTCAACCCGCTCGCGCTCGCACTCGCCTCCGGCGCCTCCTTCATCGCCCAGTCGTTCGCTTCCGACGCCCTGCGCCACCAGGAAATCGTCCAGCAGGCCATCGAACACGACGGCTTCGGCTTCGTCAACGTCTTCAGCCCGTGTGTCACGTTCAACGACGTCGACACCTACGACTACTTCCGCGACAACCTCGTCGACCTGGACGAGGAGGGCCACGACCCGAGTGACTACGAGGCCGCAAAGAAGGTCATCCTCGACAGCGACAAGGAGTACCAGGGCGTGATGTACCAGGACGACCAGTCCGTCCCGTACCACGAACAACACGGCGTCACCGAGGACATGTCCGACATTCCGGACGGCGCGCCCGAGGACGCGATGGACCTCGTTCGCGAGTTCTACTGA
- a CDS encoding 2-oxoacid:acceptor oxidoreductase subunit alpha, which translates to MAEDFNWAIGGEAGDGIDSTGKIFAQALSRAGRHVFTSKDFASRIRGGYTAYKIRTAVDSVDSVVDRLDVLVALTQRTIDENLDELHEGSAIIYDGERSWEAEIPEEMTAVDVPLNSLAEEAGGSIMRNVVALGAACAIANFDVEYLDEALEKRFGGKGSKIVENNKEAARLGEEYVEENYDLDHLGYDLETTDEDYVLLNGNEALGMGALAAGCRFYAGYPITPATSIMEYLTGRIEQYGGHVVQAEDELSAINMALGGARAGARSMTATSGAGIDLMTETFGLVATSETPLVIVDVQRSGPSTGMPTKQEQGDLNMALYGGHGEVPRFVVAPTTIDECFWKAIEAFNLAEKYQTPVFLISDLAMSVTEQTFPPETFDMDAVEIDRGKLVDQDEVDEWLDEQGRFRAHADTDDGVSPRAIPGTIDGAHMSTGLEHDELGRRTEDQDERVQQVDKRYRKVETARNEEDWAYREFGNPDADDLVISWGSNEGALVEALEYLEDDGIDVRVISVPYIFPRPDLSEEIEAAEDVIVVECNATGQFADLLEHDTLTRVKRINKYTGVRFKADELAEEITEQLSAEVPA; encoded by the coding sequence ATGGCTGAGGACTTCAACTGGGCGATCGGAGGCGAGGCCGGGGACGGTATCGACTCCACCGGGAAGATCTTCGCGCAGGCACTATCCAGAGCCGGACGACACGTATTCACGTCGAAAGACTTCGCGTCGCGAATCCGCGGCGGCTACACAGCCTACAAGATCCGGACCGCGGTCGACTCCGTCGACAGCGTCGTCGACCGACTGGACGTGCTCGTCGCGCTCACCCAGCGGACGATCGACGAGAATCTCGACGAGCTCCACGAGGGAAGCGCCATCATCTACGACGGCGAGCGCTCGTGGGAAGCCGAGATCCCCGAGGAGATGACGGCCGTCGACGTCCCGCTCAACTCCCTCGCGGAGGAAGCCGGTGGCTCGATCATGCGCAACGTCGTCGCACTCGGCGCTGCGTGTGCCATCGCGAACTTCGACGTCGAGTACTTAGACGAAGCCCTCGAGAAGCGTTTCGGCGGCAAGGGCTCGAAGATCGTCGAGAACAACAAGGAAGCAGCCCGACTCGGTGAGGAGTACGTCGAGGAGAACTACGACTTAGATCACCTCGGCTACGACCTCGAGACGACCGACGAAGATTACGTCCTGCTGAACGGCAACGAGGCGCTCGGGATGGGCGCACTCGCCGCCGGCTGTCGATTCTACGCGGGGTATCCGATTACGCCCGCGACCTCCATCATGGAGTACCTGACCGGCCGCATCGAGCAGTACGGCGGCCACGTCGTGCAGGCCGAAGACGAACTGTCGGCGATCAATATGGCACTCGGTGGCGCTCGCGCGGGTGCGCGATCGATGACGGCGACCTCGGGTGCCGGGATCGACCTGATGACCGAGACGTTCGGACTCGTCGCGACCAGCGAGACGCCGCTCGTCATCGTCGACGTCCAGCGCTCCGGTCCCTCGACCGGGATGCCGACCAAGCAAGAACAGGGCGACCTCAACATGGCGCTGTACGGCGGCCACGGCGAGGTTCCACGGTTCGTCGTCGCGCCGACGACGATCGACGAGTGCTTCTGGAAGGCGATCGAGGCGTTCAATCTCGCAGAGAAGTACCAGACGCCGGTGTTCCTCATCTCCGACCTCGCGATGTCGGTCACCGAGCAGACGTTCCCGCCGGAAACCTTCGACATGGACGCCGTCGAGATCGACCGCGGCAAACTCGTCGACCAGGACGAGGTCGACGAGTGGCTCGACGAGCAGGGCCGCTTCCGCGCCCACGCCGACACCGACGACGGCGTCAGCCCACGTGCCATCCCCGGTACGATCGACGGCGCGCACATGTCCACCGGTCTCGAGCACGACGAACTCGGCCGCCGAACCGAAGACCAGGACGAGCGCGTCCAGCAGGTCGACAAGCGCTACCGCAAGGTCGAGACTGCCCGGAACGAAGAGGACTGGGCCTACCGTGAGTTCGGCAACCCCGACGCCGACGACCTCGTCATCTCGTGGGGGTCGAACGAGGGCGCCCTCGTCGAGGCCCTCGAGTACTTAGAGGACGACGGGATCGACGTGCGCGTCATCTCGGTGCCGTATATCTTCCCGCGGCCTGACCTCTCCGAAGAGATCGAGGCAGCCGAAGACGTGATCGTCGTCGAGTGTAACGCGACCGGCCAGTTTGCCGACCTGCTCGAGCACGACACGCTCACGCGCGTCAAGCGTATCAACAAGTACACGGGCGTTCGCTTCAAGGCGGACGAACTCGCAGAAGAGATCACCGAACAACTCTCCGCGGAGGTGCCAGCATAA
- a CDS encoding ferredoxin--NADP reductase has product MEGTPVTVDAVTDVGPDTVALALETPEDFDALPGQFVLLRAEPGGVDEAVARHYTLSSPSVDETFELTVGVDPDGDLSPWLADLEGGETVHVEGPYGTITYEGDSDVVAVAGGPGIGPAVAIAEAAHDAGHDAAVVYQDDAPAHRERLDALEAAGAAVTVLDADADEALADAIETHVDDGEIYAFGFSDFVTFVADAIEEAGGDADAAHIENFG; this is encoded by the coding sequence ATGGAAGGCACACCCGTCACCGTCGACGCCGTCACCGACGTCGGCCCGGACACCGTCGCACTCGCACTCGAGACTCCCGAGGACTTCGACGCCCTCCCCGGGCAGTTCGTCCTCCTGCGGGCCGAACCCGGGGGCGTCGACGAGGCGGTGGCTCGTCACTACACGCTCTCCTCACCGTCTGTCGACGAGACCTTCGAACTCACCGTCGGCGTCGACCCCGACGGCGACCTCTCCCCGTGGCTCGCCGACCTCGAGGGGGGCGAGACCGTCCACGTCGAGGGCCCGTACGGCACGATCACCTACGAGGGCGACTCCGACGTCGTCGCCGTCGCCGGCGGCCCCGGCATCGGCCCTGCAGTCGCCATCGCCGAAGCCGCCCACGACGCAGGCCACGACGCCGCTGTCGTCTATCAGGACGACGCCCCGGCTCACCGCGAGCGACTCGACGCGCTCGAGGCAGCGGGGGCTGCGGTTACCGTGCTCGATGCCGACGCGGACGAAGCCCTCGCGGACGCGATCGAGACCCACGTCGACGACGGCGAGATCTACGCCTTCGGCTTTTCGGACTTCGTCACGTTCGTCGCCGACGCAATCGAGGAGGCAGGTGGCGACGCCGACGCGGCACACATCGAAAACTTCGGCTAG
- the mutL gene encoding DNA mismatch repair endonuclease MutL, with amino-acid sequence MTAETTIHELDEDTVARIAAGEVVERPASAVKELVENSLDADASRIEVTIEAGGTDLIRVADDGYGMTEADLRAAVRQHTTSKIDGLEDLESGVATLGFRGEALHTIGSVSRLTIRSRPRADSSTAGSEASDVGTELVYEGGDVVSVEPAGCPEGTVVEVADLFYNTPARRKFLKTTATEFAHVNRVVTRYALANPEVAVSLTHDGREVFATTGQGDLQGAVLSVYGRDVASSMIPVEADADELPPGPLESVSGLVSHPETNRSSREYLSTYVNGRAVTSDAIREGIMGAYGTQLGGDRYPFVTLFLAVPGDAVDVNVHPRKREVRFDDDDAVRRQVDAAVEAALLEHGLLRSRAPRGRSAPDEARLRGEQSQVTDRAADETRATAARDASGDSEAGDTSHPGDGAGSEVTTESATSSAIDSAGDPAPQSTTEPTTDSVHRPDGTDGSTTPSGPSSDDDGDRRVDDADRIEADSASSSPPVHDDGDASSALAADSVDSPSAAGSAVDVDSDSDSSATSGSSAAAGTGSEPADSGVASGSAAGDGRKFSGEVDQQTLEGESATGEEAEFDSLPPLRVLGQLHDTYVVCEGPDGLVLIDQHAADERVNYERLRDAFADDPPAQALASPVDLELTAAEAETFEVYREALARLGFYADRSDDRTVTVTTVPAVFDETLAPERIRDVLTAIVDGDREAGAETVDALADEFLGDLACYPSITGNTSLTEGSVIDLLSELDACENPYACPHGRPVVLEVDREEIETRFERDYPGHGG; translated from the coding sequence ATGACAGCGGAGACGACGATTCACGAGCTAGACGAGGATACCGTCGCGCGCATCGCGGCGGGGGAGGTGGTCGAACGACCGGCGAGTGCGGTCAAGGAACTCGTCGAGAACAGTCTCGACGCCGACGCGAGCCGGATCGAGGTGACGATCGAGGCCGGCGGCACCGACCTGATCCGCGTCGCCGACGACGGCTACGGGATGACCGAGGCCGACCTCCGGGCCGCGGTCCGCCAGCACACCACGAGCAAGATCGACGGCCTCGAGGACCTCGAGTCAGGCGTAGCCACGCTGGGATTCCGCGGGGAGGCCTTGCACACGATCGGCTCGGTTTCCCGGCTGACGATCCGCTCGCGGCCGCGCGCGGACTCGAGTACGGCCGGGTCAGAAGCGAGTGACGTCGGCACGGAACTCGTCTACGAGGGGGGTGACGTCGTCTCGGTCGAACCTGCAGGCTGTCCCGAGGGGACCGTCGTCGAGGTCGCAGACCTCTTCTACAACACGCCCGCGCGCAGGAAATTCCTCAAGACGACCGCGACGGAGTTCGCCCACGTCAATCGCGTCGTCACCCGCTACGCGCTGGCGAACCCGGAGGTCGCGGTCTCGCTCACCCACGACGGCCGCGAGGTGTTCGCGACGACCGGGCAGGGCGATCTCCAGGGAGCGGTGCTCTCGGTCTACGGCCGCGACGTCGCCTCCTCGATGATCCCCGTCGAGGCCGACGCCGACGAACTTCCACCCGGCCCCCTCGAGTCCGTCTCCGGACTGGTCTCTCACCCCGAGACGAACCGCTCGAGTCGAGAGTACCTCTCGACGTACGTCAACGGTCGCGCGGTCACCTCGGACGCGATCCGCGAGGGGATCATGGGTGCCTACGGGACCCAGCTTGGCGGCGACCGGTATCCGTTCGTCACGCTCTTCCTCGCGGTGCCCGGTGACGCCGTCGACGTGAACGTCCACCCGCGAAAGCGCGAGGTCCGGTTCGACGACGACGATGCGGTCCGCCGGCAGGTCGACGCTGCCGTCGAGGCCGCGCTGCTCGAGCACGGACTCTTGCGCTCGCGCGCCCCGCGCGGTCGATCCGCGCCCGACGAGGCCCGCCTTCGCGGTGAGCAGTCACAGGTGACGGACCGCGCGGCGGACGAGACGCGAGCGACGGCCGCTCGAGACGCCAGCGGCGATTCCGAGGCTGGCGACACCAGTCACCCGGGGGACGGTGCTGGGTCCGAGGTCACGACCGAATCTGCCACCAGCTCAGCTATCGACTCCGCTGGTGACCCCGCTCCCCAATCCACCACCGAACCCACAACCGACTCCGTTCACCGACCGGACGGAACAGACGGATCGACCACCCCATCCGGACCCTCCTCAGACGACGACGGAGACCGACGCGTCGACGACGCCGATCGAATCGAGGCCGACAGCGCATCCTCGAGTCCACCTGTCCACGACGATGGGGACGCCTCGAGCGCGCTGGCTGCGGATAGCGTCGACTCGCCATCCGCCGCTGGGTCTGCTGTCGACGTTGACAGTGATTCGGACTCGAGCGCCACATCTGGCTCGAGTGCAGCCGCTGGAACGGGCTCTGAACCAGCCGACAGCGGTGTGGCAAGCGGCTCCGCGGCCGGGGACGGGCGCAAATTCTCCGGAGAGGTCGACCAGCAGACCCTCGAGGGCGAGTCGGCGACCGGCGAGGAGGCCGAATTCGACTCCCTGCCACCGCTGCGGGTGCTCGGCCAGCTTCACGACACCTACGTCGTCTGCGAAGGGCCGGACGGTCTCGTGTTGATCGACCAGCACGCCGCCGACGAACGGGTCAACTACGAGCGACTCAGGGACGCGTTCGCCGACGACCCACCGGCACAGGCGCTGGCCTCGCCCGTCGACCTCGAGCTCACCGCCGCCGAAGCCGAGACCTTCGAGGTCTACCGCGAGGCTCTCGCCCGACTGGGATTCTACGCCGACCGGAGCGACGACCGGACAGTCACCGTGACGACCGTCCCCGCGGTCTTCGACGAGACGCTCGCGCCCGAGCGTATCCGCGACGTCCTCACCGCCATCGTCGACGGCGACCGCGAAGCCGGTGCCGAAACCGTCGACGCCCTCGCCGACGAGTTCCTCGGCGACCTCGCCTGTTACCCCTCGATCACCGGTAATACCTCGCTCACCGAGGGCTCCGTGATCGACCTGCTCTCCGAACTCGACGCCTGTGAAAACCCCTACGCCTGCCCCCACGGCCGGCCGGTCGTGCTCGAGGTCGACCGCGAAGAGATCGAAACCCGGTTCGAGCGCGACTATCCCGGCCACGGCGGCTAG
- a CDS encoding dihydrodipicolinate synthase family protein, with the protein MTLTDALEGITTPLVTPFDPETDAVDERALERLVDHLLANDVDGLFPCGTTGEFASLAPEERRLVHEVVVDRADGAIPVLAGAAATSVSEAVAYAEHAAGIGADAAVVTEPYFHGPNDSEGNRRFLEQVADQSPLPVLLYNIPPCTGGSLALETVSALADHENVVGIKDSSGDLTYMLSIVRESPDDFLVLQGYDALLVPALRMGVDGGLNAGSNVAPATYRELYERADEDHGASIQNAIAPLFDACAEYGFAPATKTALAHRGVIPSDVVRSPLVPVPDDAHEDIEAGVDALLEG; encoded by the coding sequence ATGACGCTCACGGACGCCCTCGAGGGGATCACCACGCCGCTGGTCACGCCGTTCGATCCCGAAACGGACGCAGTCGACGAACGGGCGCTCGAGCGACTGGTAGACCACCTGCTCGCAAACGACGTCGACGGCCTGTTCCCCTGCGGGACGACCGGCGAGTTCGCGAGCCTCGCGCCCGAGGAACGCCGGCTGGTACACGAGGTCGTCGTCGACCGGGCCGATGGCGCAATCCCGGTGCTGGCGGGCGCGGCGGCGACGTCGGTGTCGGAGGCAGTCGCCTACGCCGAACACGCCGCCGGGATCGGTGCAGACGCGGCGGTCGTCACCGAGCCCTACTTCCACGGACCGAACGACTCAGAGGGGAATCGCCGATTCCTCGAGCAAGTTGCCGACCAGTCGCCGCTGCCGGTCCTGCTGTACAACATCCCACCGTGTACGGGCGGCTCGCTCGCCCTCGAGACCGTTTCAGCGCTGGCCGATCACGAGAACGTCGTCGGGATCAAAGACTCGAGTGGCGACCTCACCTACATGCTTTCGATCGTCCGCGAATCACCCGACGACTTCCTCGTGCTCCAGGGATACGACGCGTTGCTCGTCCCGGCGCTGCGGATGGGCGTCGACGGCGGGTTGAACGCGGGGTCGAACGTCGCTCCTGCAACGTACCGTGAACTGTACGAGCGTGCGGACGAGGACCACGGTGCGTCGATTCAGAACGCCATCGCACCGCTGTTCGACGCCTGCGCAGAGTACGGGTTCGCGCCGGCGACCAAGACCGCGCTTGCCCATCGCGGCGTGATCCCGTCGGACGTCGTCCGCTCCCCGCTCGTTCCGGTCCCCGACGACGCCCACGAGGACATCGAGGCGGGCGTCGACGCGCTGCTCGAGGGCTGA